Proteins from a single region of Segatella copri:
- a CDS encoding outer membrane beta-barrel protein yields the protein MKINFILGSALLLSQPLCAQNEEAKDTLTAQMMMQNLPEVFVKATRPIVKAERGQLVYNMPLLIEKMPADNAYDALTRIPGVNELNGNINYAGKELTLIINGKPTTLNYTQLAERLKAMPASQLAKAEVMLAAPARLHVRGMVINLITKDYVGKNLLSGQIQSIWSQSKYGEGKGKGNLLFQKGKFGLDAMYSFTDGTSYGETTTNANHPLQGKRVAYHDKTSQKTPGLTHNYRLGLSYAFADNHQLSLAYTGKWDSSHPHHETMGTGTSQQQGNEHTYLHNVDANYNLPFGLQIGISYLNYQNPSQQYLAGTMLDEERILYTNSKQVIDKWLFTADQSHSLKKGWELSYGMKFQNSNNRSYQATTNKDGADIPDATSQVNIEERILSFYGGISKQINERISLEASVEAEQYHSPQWNKWHIYPTLNASWKANPGNILNLSFSSSSQFPSYWSTMSSIYYASTYMEIWGNPHLKPYSTYETNLMWTIKSRHTLMAFAEFQPNYSVQLPYQTTDHLAVIMKETNFDYNHTIGIRASTTFGIGNWMNGSVSATGIYRHDKSNDFFDLPFNRKHISAILAGNLSTQLSRSHHIHFILNPFYQSKAIQGLYDIKSVFLLNAMLRWASDNDKWSIVVKGSNIFNEGFSTISVQGNQDYHMNIKQDWASASISIIYKIGKYKEKRTKDMDTSRMGVN from the coding sequence ATGAAAATAAATTTTATCTTAGGTTCAGCATTATTGCTGAGCCAGCCCCTTTGCGCTCAAAACGAAGAGGCAAAAGACACGCTTACCGCCCAGATGATGATGCAAAACCTGCCCGAGGTTTTCGTCAAGGCGACACGTCCTATCGTCAAGGCAGAAAGAGGACAGTTGGTTTACAACATGCCACTGCTCATAGAGAAAATGCCGGCAGACAACGCTTATGATGCCCTTACCCGAATACCAGGAGTAAACGAACTAAACGGCAACATCAATTATGCAGGAAAGGAACTGACTCTCATCATCAACGGCAAACCAACCACGCTCAATTACACACAACTGGCAGAGCGATTAAAAGCCATGCCCGCATCACAATTAGCCAAAGCCGAAGTGATGCTGGCAGCGCCAGCACGCTTACATGTTCGTGGAATGGTCATCAACCTGATTACCAAAGACTATGTAGGAAAGAACCTGCTTTCAGGACAAATACAAAGCATCTGGAGCCAAAGCAAATACGGAGAAGGGAAAGGCAAAGGCAACCTGCTGTTCCAAAAAGGAAAATTCGGTCTGGATGCCATGTATTCATTTACAGATGGAACATCATACGGTGAGACTACTACCAATGCCAATCATCCGCTTCAAGGAAAGCGAGTAGCGTATCATGACAAGACCTCACAGAAAACCCCTGGATTGACTCACAACTATCGCTTGGGACTGAGTTATGCATTTGCTGATAACCACCAGCTATCCCTGGCATATACAGGAAAATGGGACAGCAGTCATCCTCATCATGAAACGATGGGAACAGGCACATCCCAGCAACAGGGCAATGAGCATACCTACCTGCACAATGTAGATGCCAACTACAACCTGCCCTTTGGACTACAAATAGGCATATCCTATCTCAACTACCAAAATCCCAGCCAGCAATATCTAGCAGGAACGATGCTTGACGAAGAGCGTATTCTATACACAAACAGCAAGCAGGTAATAGACAAATGGCTTTTCACCGCCGATCAATCCCACTCATTGAAGAAGGGTTGGGAGCTGTCGTATGGTATGAAATTCCAAAACAGCAACAACAGAAGCTACCAAGCCACGACCAACAAGGATGGAGCAGACATTCCAGATGCAACAAGCCAGGTGAATATCGAAGAAAGAATCTTGAGTTTCTATGGCGGCATAAGCAAACAGATAAACGAGCGAATCAGCTTGGAAGCCTCTGTCGAAGCAGAGCAATACCATTCTCCACAATGGAACAAATGGCATATTTATCCCACACTTAATGCATCGTGGAAAGCCAATCCTGGCAACATACTCAACTTATCCTTCAGTTCCAGCTCACAGTTTCCTAGCTATTGGTCAACTATGAGCAGCATTTACTATGCCTCTACCTATATGGAGATATGGGGAAATCCTCATCTCAAGCCTTACTCTACATACGAGACCAACCTGATGTGGACAATCAAAAGTCGCCATACATTGATGGCATTTGCAGAGTTCCAACCCAACTATTCTGTGCAGTTGCCTTATCAGACTACCGACCACCTGGCAGTCATTATGAAGGAGACCAATTTCGACTATAATCATACTATAGGCATTAGAGCATCGACGACTTTTGGTATAGGCAATTGGATGAACGGAAGTGTTTCGGCAACAGGAATCTACAGACATGACAAGAGTAACGATTTCTTTGACTTGCCCTTCAATCGCAAACATATCTCTGCCATTCTTGCCGGCAATCTATCCACTCAGCTTAGCCGAAGCCATCACATCCATTTCATACTAAACCCATTCTATCAGTCGAAAGCCATTCAAGGACTCTATGACATCAAATCAGTCTTTCTCCTGAATGCTATGTTGAGATGGGCTTCCGATAATGATAAATGGAGCATTGTGGTTAAAGGCAGCAACATCTTCAACGAGGGATTCTCTACAATATCAGTACAAGGCAATCAAGACTACCACATGAACATCAAGCAAGATTGGGCATCAGCCTCCATCTCCATCATCTATAAGATAGGCAAGTACAAGGAAAAGAGGACCAAGGACATGGATACTTCCAGAATGGGAGTAAACTAG
- a CDS encoding pyrroline-5-carboxylate reductase family protein: MKITIIGAGAMGGAMAEGLLQSEKFTPSDITVSDHNQPVLDHFASEGASVTLDNQLACHGADIVCVVVKPWCVEKTLKGIKDALNYKNQKLVVVAAGVPSANIKEWLDKDGITPTFFLVMPNIAIAYKQSMTFITPVDASATEIQQITEIFDELGESLIMEERLFPAATAMSCAIAYAMRYVRANVEGGVEMGFKAKDAQKIVLQTIKGAVELLQETGEHPEAAIDKVTTPGGCTIKGLNTMEQGGFTSAVINGLLAGKK; the protein is encoded by the coding sequence ATGAAAATAACAATTATCGGAGCAGGTGCTATGGGCGGTGCCATGGCAGAAGGACTCTTGCAGAGCGAGAAGTTCACTCCATCAGATATTACGGTATCTGACCATAACCAACCAGTATTGGATCACTTCGCAAGCGAAGGAGCCAGCGTAACCCTCGACAACCAGTTGGCTTGCCATGGCGCAGACATCGTATGCGTGGTAGTAAAGCCATGGTGCGTGGAGAAGACATTGAAGGGAATCAAGGATGCACTCAACTACAAGAATCAGAAACTCGTGGTCGTTGCAGCCGGTGTGCCATCAGCCAACATCAAGGAGTGGCTGGACAAGGATGGCATCACCCCAACCTTCTTCCTCGTGATGCCAAACATCGCCATCGCCTACAAGCAGTCGATGACCTTCATCACTCCTGTAGATGCATCTGCTACAGAAATCCAGCAGATTACAGAAATCTTTGATGAATTGGGCGAAAGCCTCATCATGGAAGAACGTCTCTTCCCAGCAGCTACCGCTATGTCGTGTGCCATCGCTTACGCCATGCGCTATGTAAGAGCCAATGTAGAAGGCGGCGTAGAGATGGGCTTCAAGGCTAAGGATGCCCAGAAGATTGTCTTGCAGACCATCAAGGGTGCCGTAGAACTACTTCAGGAAACAGGCGAACACCCAGAGGCTGCCATTGATAAAGTAACAACTCCTGGCGGCTGCACCATCAAGGGTTTGAATACCATGGAACAAGGCGGCTTTACCAGCGCAGTAATCAATGGTTTATTGGCAGGAAAAAAATAA